From a single Nicotiana tabacum cultivar K326 chromosome 8, ASM71507v2, whole genome shotgun sequence genomic region:
- the LOC142163045 gene encoding uncharacterized protein LOC142163045 gives MGDHNTRMQELRKEVDNLKGSMDTVVSSISDLRQMMDAKVAQAMEEIKNIILGNLTMGGDAQSTREEVVADRVPAVVQNRNDEYQLPTRSYQVEFPKFNGEGLKDWLYQCEQFFDVDGTPESSKVKLASCKVESRALQWHQYFMKHHVTREWPRWRKYVRCLYAIFGSELFDDPMGDLKDLRQVSSVQDYVDLFDELLTRVKLSEDYVVSCFIRGLKPEIGLPIKMLSPRTLAKAISLARI, from the coding sequence ATGGGGGATCACAACACAAGGATGCAGGAATTGAGGAAAGAGGTCGATAATCTCAAAGGTTCCATGGATACTGTGGTCAGTTCTATTTCTGATTTGAGACAGATGATGGATGCAAAAGTAGCCCAAGCTATGGAGGAAATCAAAAATATTATATTGGGCAATTTAACCATGGGAGGTGATGCGCAGTCGACGAGAGAAGAAGTTGTTGCAGATCGAGTACCAGCAGTTGTGCAAAATAGAAATGACGAGTATCAATTGCCAACTCGGAGTTATCAAGTTGAATTTCCAAAATTCAATGGTGAAGGTCTGAAGGATTGGCTATACCAGTGTGAGCAATTCTTTGATGTTGATGGAACTCCTGAAAGCTCAAAGGTGAAACTTGCTTCTTGCAAGGTGGAAAGCAGGGCCCTTCAATGGCACCAGTATTTTATGAAGCATCACGTGACTAGAGAATGGCCTAGGTGGAGAAAATACGTGAGGTGCCTATATGCCATATTTGGATCAGAATTATTTGATGATCCTATGGGAGATCTGAAGGACTTAAGGCAGGTGAGTTCAGTGCAAGATTATGTTGATCTTTTTGATGAATTACTTACTAGAGTCAAATTATCTGAAGACTACGTAGTCAGTTGTTTCATCAGAGGGTTAAAGCCTGAGATTGGATTGCCAATTAAAATGTTGAGTCCTAGAACCCTAGCTAAAGCTATCAGTTTGGCCCGGATATAG